The following are from one region of the Hydrogenophaga sp. BPS33 genome:
- the rfbD gene encoding dTDP-4-dehydrorhamnose reductase has product MKILLLGKNGQVGWELQRSLAPLGELVALDRHSTEADGGCGDLDQPQRLRDTVLRLQPDVIVNAAAHTAVDRAESEPEQAHALNAEAPGVLADAAQTVGALLVHYSTDYVFDGSGTAPWREDAATAPLSVYGRSKRDGEARVRDSGARHLIFRTSWVYAARGANFPRTMLRLGQERERLTVIDDQWGAPTGADLIADVTAHAIRHALRERACTGTFHLAAAGETSWNGYARFVFDTARALRPELALKVQEVAPIPTSAFPTPAQRPLNSRLDTARLRDTFGLVLPPWQAGVRRMLAEIL; this is encoded by the coding sequence ATGAAGATCCTGTTGCTCGGCAAGAACGGTCAGGTCGGCTGGGAGCTGCAGCGCAGCCTCGCGCCCCTGGGCGAGCTGGTTGCGCTGGATCGGCACAGCACCGAGGCCGATGGCGGCTGCGGCGACCTCGACCAACCGCAGCGCCTGCGCGACACCGTGTTGCGGCTGCAGCCCGACGTGATCGTGAATGCCGCGGCGCACACCGCCGTGGACCGCGCCGAGAGCGAACCCGAGCAGGCACACGCGCTCAACGCTGAGGCCCCCGGCGTTTTGGCCGATGCGGCCCAAACCGTGGGCGCGCTGCTGGTGCACTACTCGACCGACTACGTGTTCGACGGCAGCGGCACCGCGCCCTGGCGCGAGGACGCGGCCACGGCACCCTTGAGCGTTTATGGCCGTAGCAAACGCGATGGCGAGGCGCGGGTGCGCGACAGCGGGGCGCGGCACCTGATCTTTCGCACCAGCTGGGTCTATGCCGCGCGCGGCGCCAACTTCCCGCGCACCATGCTGCGGCTGGGACAGGAGCGCGAACGCCTCACCGTGATCGACGACCAGTGGGGCGCGCCCACCGGCGCCGACCTGATCGCCGACGTCACCGCCCACGCCATCCGCCACGCGCTGCGCGAACGAGCGTGCACCGGCACCTTCCACCTGGCCGCCGCAGGTGAAACCAGTTGGAACGGCTATGCGCGCTTCGTGTTCGACACCGCCCGCGCGCTCAGGCCGGAGCTGGCCTTGAAAGTGCAGGAAGTGGCACCCATTCCCACCTCGGCCTTTCCGACGCCCGCGCAGCGCCCGCTGAATTCGCGGCTGGACACGGCGCGCCTGCGCGACACCTTCGGCCTGGTCCTGCCGCCCTGGCAGGCAGGCGTGCGGCGTATGCTCGCCGAAATTCTCTGA
- the rfbB gene encoding dTDP-glucose 4,6-dehydratase, translating into MILITGGAGFIGANFVLDWLALHDEPVVNLDKLTYAGNLETLASLQGDARHVFVQGDIGDSALVSHLLAEHRPRAVLHFAAESHVDRSIQGADDFIQTNVVGTFRLLEAVRTHWSALPETEKTAFRFLHVSTDEVYGSLAPDAPAFTEAHAYEPNSPYSASKAASDHLVRAWHHTHGLPVLTTNCSNNYGPFHFPEKLIPLMIVNALAGKALPVYGDGMQVRDWLYVKDHCSAIRRVLEGGALGETYNVGGWNEKPNIEIVHTVCALLDELRPRADGQSYATQITHVKDRPGHDRRYAIDARKLEAELGWKPAETFETGIRKTVQWYLDHPDWVAHVQSGAYRQWVQTQYGATATA; encoded by the coding sequence ATGATTCTGATCACTGGTGGCGCCGGTTTCATCGGCGCCAACTTCGTGCTCGACTGGCTCGCGCTTCACGACGAGCCCGTCGTCAACCTGGACAAGCTCACCTACGCCGGCAACCTGGAAACCCTGGCCAGCCTGCAGGGCGACGCGCGCCATGTATTCGTTCAGGGCGACATCGGCGACAGCGCGCTCGTGAGCCACCTGCTGGCCGAACACCGGCCGCGCGCGGTGCTCCACTTTGCGGCCGAGAGCCACGTGGACCGCTCGATCCAGGGCGCGGACGACTTCATCCAGACCAACGTGGTCGGCACCTTCCGCCTGCTCGAAGCGGTGCGGACCCACTGGAGCGCCTTGCCCGAGACCGAAAAAACCGCGTTCCGCTTCCTGCACGTGAGCACCGACGAGGTCTACGGCAGCCTGGCACCCGATGCGCCCGCTTTCACCGAAGCGCACGCCTACGAGCCCAACAGCCCCTATTCCGCCAGCAAGGCGGCCAGCGACCACCTGGTGCGCGCCTGGCACCACACGCACGGCCTGCCGGTGCTCACCACCAACTGCTCGAACAACTACGGCCCGTTCCATTTCCCCGAGAAGCTGATTCCGCTGATGATCGTCAACGCGCTCGCGGGCAAGGCCTTGCCGGTGTATGGCGACGGCATGCAGGTGCGCGACTGGCTGTACGTGAAAGACCATTGCAGCGCGATCCGCCGCGTGCTCGAGGGCGGTGCCTTGGGCGAAACCTACAACGTGGGCGGCTGGAACGAGAAACCCAACATCGAGATCGTGCACACCGTCTGCGCCCTGCTCGACGAACTGCGTCCGCGCGCCGACGGCCAGTCCTACGCCACACAGATCACCCACGTGAAGGACCGCCCGGGCCACGACCGCCGCTACGCGATCGACGCCCGCAAACTCGAAGCCGAGCTGGGCTGGAAGCCGGCGGAGACCTTCGAGACCGGCATCCGCAAGACGGTGCAGTGGTACCTGGACCACCCCGACTGGGTCGCGCACGTGCAAAGCGGTGCGTACCGGCAGTGGGTGCAAACGCAGTACGGGGCGACGGCAACCGCATGA
- a CDS encoding zinc-finger domain-containing protein translates to MSKATVELKASDLNDQGGVFCPSPLADMKLWNSHPKVYLDVAATGSAKCPYCGTVYQLKAGETVSHGH, encoded by the coding sequence ATGAGCAAAGCGACCGTTGAACTCAAGGCGTCCGACCTCAACGACCAAGGCGGCGTGTTCTGTCCCAGCCCCCTGGCCGATATGAAGCTGTGGAACAGCCATCCCAAGGTGTACCTGGACGTGGCCGCTACCGGCTCGGCCAAGTGCCCGTACTGCGGCACGGTGTACCAGCTCAAAGCCGGCGAGACCGTTTCACACGGTCACTAA
- a CDS encoding branched-chain amino acid transaminase, with protein MSSIVPSMSDRDGKIWMDGQMVDWRDAKIHVLSHTLHYGCGAFEGVRAYNTVDGTAVFRLEEHTERLFNSAKILRMKMPFSQAEVNEAQKAVVRENKLESGYIRPLVWIGDEKLGVSPKGNRIHVMVAAWAWGAYLGEEGMKRGIRVKTSSYTRHHVNITMTQAKAVSNYSNSILANMEALDDGYDEALLLDASGFVSEGAGENVFVVKNGVIYTPDLSAGALNGITRNTVFHIAKDLGLEIVQKRITRDEVYIADEAFFTGTAAEVTPIRELDRIELGKEGYVGSRGPITEKIQSAFFDIVNGRNPKYATWLSKV; from the coding sequence ATGAGCTCCATCGTTCCCTCGATGTCCGACCGCGACGGCAAGATCTGGATGGACGGCCAGATGGTGGACTGGCGCGACGCCAAGATCCACGTGCTGTCCCACACCCTACACTACGGCTGCGGCGCCTTCGAGGGCGTGCGCGCCTACAACACGGTCGACGGCACGGCGGTGTTCCGCCTTGAGGAGCACACCGAGCGCCTGTTCAACAGCGCCAAGATCCTGCGCATGAAGATGCCCTTCAGCCAGGCCGAGGTGAACGAGGCCCAGAAGGCCGTGGTGCGCGAGAACAAGCTGGAGAGCGGCTACATCCGCCCGCTGGTGTGGATCGGCGACGAGAAGCTGGGCGTGAGCCCCAAGGGCAACCGCATCCACGTCATGGTCGCCGCCTGGGCCTGGGGCGCCTACCTGGGTGAAGAAGGCATGAAGCGCGGCATCCGCGTCAAGACCAGCAGCTACACCCGCCACCACGTCAACATCACCATGACGCAGGCCAAGGCGGTGAGCAACTACAGCAACAGCATCCTGGCCAACATGGAGGCCCTGGACGACGGCTACGACGAAGCCCTGCTGCTGGACGCCAGCGGCTTCGTGAGCGAAGGCGCGGGCGAGAACGTCTTCGTCGTGAAGAACGGCGTGATCTACACGCCCGACCTCTCCGCTGGTGCGCTCAACGGCATCACGCGCAACACCGTGTTCCACATCGCCAAGGACCTGGGCCTGGAGATCGTGCAGAAGCGCATCACACGCGACGAGGTCTACATCGCCGACGAGGCCTTCTTCACCGGTACCGCCGCCGAAGTCACGCCGATCCGCGAGCTCGACCGCATCGAGCTCGGCAAGGAGGGCTACGTGGGCAGCCGCGGCCCGATCACCGAGAAGATCCAGAGCGCGTTCTTCGACATCGTGAATGGCCGCAATCCGAAGTACGCGACCTGGCTGTCCAAGGTCTGA
- a CDS encoding glycerate kinase, translated as MQFQRLLYLAAGIGLLYMAHRAYGWPGMAAVAGGLLMWLLLHFTRVMTVLKRASDRPIGYVDSAVMLNAKLKPGVTLMHVMAMTRSLGERLSEENVQPEVYRWRDNGDSSVTAEFHGGKLHRWKLDRPSTDTDTDAPAAPSDGAAPAPGPGAPTP; from the coding sequence ATGCAATTCCAGAGACTTCTTTACCTCGCGGCCGGCATCGGTCTTCTCTACATGGCCCACCGCGCCTATGGCTGGCCGGGCATGGCGGCGGTGGCCGGCGGCCTGCTGATGTGGCTGCTGCTGCACTTCACCCGCGTGATGACCGTGCTCAAACGGGCGTCCGACCGCCCGATCGGCTATGTGGACAGTGCCGTGATGCTCAACGCCAAGCTCAAGCCGGGCGTCACACTGATGCACGTCATGGCGATGACGCGCTCGCTGGGCGAACGGCTCTCCGAAGAAAACGTCCAGCCCGAGGTGTATCGCTGGCGCGACAACGGCGACTCCTCGGTGACCGCCGAATTCCACGGCGGCAAGCTGCACCGCTGGAAGCTGGACCGCCCCAGCACCGACACCGACACCGATGCCCCGGCGGCACCGTCCGACGGCGCGGCACCGGCTCCGGGTCCCGGCGCGCCGACGCCGTAA
- the radA gene encoding DNA repair protein RadA, which yields MAKDKTQYICSECGGSSPKWLGKCPHCNAWNTLIESVAESAAPSKNRFAALAKTAEVTTLADIEATDVQRTPTGHDELDRVLGGGIVEGGVVLIGGDPGIGKSTLLLQALDSLQRAGLKTLYVTGEESGAQVALRSRRLGLDGSQVSVLAEIQLEKILATLDATKPTIAVIDSIQTVYSEQLTSAPGSVAQVRECAAHLTRAAKASGTAIVLVGHVTKEGALAGPRVLEHMVDTVLYFEGDTHSSFRLIRAIKNRFGAVNEIGVFAMTEKGLKGVSNPSAIFLSQHSEPVPGSCVMVTLEGTRPMLVEIQALVDSGGPSPRRLSVGLDRDRLAMLLAVLHRHAGVACMDQDVFVNAVGGVRISEPAADLAVMLAITSSLRGKPLPKGFLAFGEVGLAGEVRPAPRGQDRLKEAAKLGFSVAVVPKANLPRKNDKAFEGLTVHGVDRIEEAMELARSLA from the coding sequence ATGGCCAAAGACAAAACCCAATACATCTGCAGCGAGTGCGGCGGCAGCAGCCCCAAGTGGCTGGGCAAGTGCCCGCACTGCAATGCGTGGAACACGCTGATCGAATCGGTCGCGGAGTCTGCCGCGCCCTCGAAAAACCGGTTTGCCGCCCTGGCCAAGACGGCGGAAGTGACCACGCTGGCCGACATCGAAGCCACCGACGTGCAGCGCACGCCCACCGGACACGACGAGCTCGACCGCGTGCTCGGCGGCGGCATCGTCGAAGGCGGCGTGGTGTTGATCGGCGGCGACCCGGGCATCGGCAAATCCACCTTGCTGCTGCAGGCGCTGGATTCGCTGCAGCGCGCCGGCCTGAAAACGCTTTATGTGACAGGCGAAGAAAGCGGCGCGCAGGTGGCCTTGCGCTCGCGCCGGCTCGGGCTGGACGGCTCTCAGGTCAGCGTGCTGGCCGAGATCCAGCTCGAGAAGATCCTCGCCACCCTCGACGCGACGAAACCCACGATCGCCGTGATCGACTCGATCCAGACCGTGTACTCCGAGCAGCTCACCTCCGCGCCGGGCTCGGTGGCCCAGGTGCGCGAATGCGCGGCGCACCTCACGCGCGCGGCCAAGGCCAGCGGCACGGCCATCGTGCTGGTGGGCCATGTGACCAAGGAAGGCGCGCTGGCCGGCCCGCGCGTGCTGGAGCACATGGTGGACACGGTGCTGTACTTCGAGGGCGACACGCACAGCAGCTTTCGCCTGATCCGCGCCATCAAGAACCGCTTTGGCGCGGTCAACGAGATCGGCGTGTTCGCCATGACCGAGAAAGGCCTCAAGGGCGTGAGCAACCCGAGCGCGATTTTCCTCTCCCAGCATTCGGAGCCGGTACCCGGCAGTTGCGTGATGGTGACGCTGGAAGGCACGCGGCCCATGCTGGTGGAAATCCAGGCGCTGGTGGACAGCGGCGGGCCCTCACCGCGCCGCCTGAGCGTGGGCCTGGACCGCGACCGCCTGGCCATGCTGCTGGCCGTGCTGCACCGCCACGCCGGCGTGGCCTGCATGGACCAGGACGTGTTCGTCAACGCGGTGGGCGGCGTGCGCATCAGCGAACCGGCGGCCGACTTGGCGGTCATGCTGGCCATCACCTCCAGCCTGCGCGGCAAGCCGCTGCCCAAGGGCTTTCTCGCCTTTGGCGAGGTCGGCCTGGCTGGTGAGGTGCGGCCCGCGCCGCGCGGACAGGACCGGCTCAAGGAAGCGGCCAAGCTCGGTTTCAGCGTGGCCGTGGTCCCCAAGGCCAACCTGCCGCGCAAGAACGACAAGGCCTTCGAAGGCCTGACGGTGCACGGCGTGGACCGCATCGAAGAGGCGATGGAACTGGCCCGCAGCCTGGCCTGA
- a CDS encoding NAD(P)H-dependent flavin oxidoreductase, translated as MNALTDLLGTEHPLIQAPMAGVQGAALAVPVSNAGALGSLPCAMLSPEALGRELETLAAGTTRPFNVNFFCHVPPEPDEAREAAWRAWLQAYYHEAGLDIDSVPPGAGRVPFNRAAADILERFKPKVVSFHFGLPDLDLLDRVKSWGSVVLSSATTVEEARWLEAFGADAIIAQGLEAGGHRGMFLSDDLTTQSGTFALLPQIVAAVDVPVIAAGGIADATGVAAALALGASGVQVGTAYLCCTEATTSAIHRAALQSEAAHHTALTHLFTGRPARGIVNRVMRELGPMNPVAPAFPLATAAMAPLRAHWEAKGSGDFSPLWSGQNASGCREVSAAELTRDLVQGFARN; from the coding sequence ATGAACGCACTCACCGACCTGCTGGGCACCGAACATCCCTTGATACAGGCGCCCATGGCGGGTGTGCAGGGTGCCGCGCTGGCGGTGCCGGTGAGCAACGCGGGCGCGCTGGGCTCCCTGCCTTGCGCCATGCTCTCGCCCGAGGCGCTGGGGCGCGAACTCGAAACCCTGGCCGCCGGCACCACGCGGCCGTTCAACGTCAATTTCTTCTGCCACGTGCCGCCCGAGCCGGACGAGGCGCGCGAAGCGGCCTGGCGCGCCTGGCTGCAGGCCTACTACCACGAGGCCGGGCTGGACATCGACAGCGTGCCGCCCGGCGCGGGCCGCGTGCCCTTCAACCGTGCAGCGGCCGACATCCTGGAGCGCTTCAAACCCAAGGTCGTGAGCTTCCATTTCGGCCTGCCCGACCTGGACCTGCTGGACCGTGTGAAGAGCTGGGGCAGCGTGGTGCTGTCGTCGGCCACCACGGTGGAGGAAGCGCGCTGGCTGGAAGCGTTCGGGGCGGACGCCATCATCGCCCAGGGCCTGGAGGCCGGCGGGCACCGCGGCATGTTCCTGTCGGACGACCTCACCACGCAAAGCGGCACCTTCGCGCTGCTGCCGCAGATCGTGGCGGCGGTGGATGTGCCGGTGATCGCGGCCGGCGGCATCGCCGATGCCACCGGCGTGGCGGCCGCGCTGGCGCTGGGCGCCTCGGGCGTGCAGGTGGGCACCGCCTACCTGTGCTGCACGGAGGCCACCACGAGCGCGATCCACCGCGCGGCGCTGCAGAGCGAGGCGGCGCACCACACAGCCCTCACGCACCTCTTCACCGGCCGCCCGGCGCGCGGCATCGTCAACCGCGTGATGCGCGAGCTCGGCCCGATGAACCCGGTGGCCCCGGCCTTTCCGCTGGCCACCGCCGCCATGGCGCCGCTGCGCGCGCACTGGGAAGCCAAGGGCAGCGGCGACTTCTCACCGCTGTGGTCGGGGCAGAACGCCAGCGGCTGCCGCGAGGTATCGGCGGCCGAGCTGACGCGCGATCTGGTTCAGGGGTTTGCGCGGAACTGA
- the hpaR gene encoding homoprotocatechuate degradation operon regulator HpaR: protein MSDDTPFIHRNLPRLLLEAREAVMLHTRPSLREHGLSDQQWRVLRVLGEHAHVPGGVETGRVAREAFLLGPSLTGVLTRMERDGLISRSRCEQDARRTVVRATPAGLKRVKSLSNTIEAHYAWMEQRLGKDRLAQLYVLLDEVIALEAPAGADDEDVDEDIEEDPA from the coding sequence ATGAGCGACGACACCCCCTTCATTCACCGCAACCTGCCGCGTCTGCTGCTCGAAGCCCGCGAGGCCGTGATGCTGCACACCCGACCCAGCCTGCGCGAGCATGGGCTGTCGGACCAGCAGTGGCGGGTGCTGCGCGTGCTGGGCGAACACGCGCACGTGCCCGGTGGTGTGGAAACCGGGCGCGTGGCGCGCGAAGCCTTCCTGCTGGGCCCCAGTCTCACCGGCGTGCTCACCCGCATGGAGCGCGACGGCCTGATCTCGCGCAGCCGTTGCGAGCAGGACGCGCGGCGCACCGTGGTGCGTGCGACGCCGGCGGGGTTGAAGCGGGTGAAAAGCCTGTCCAACACCATCGAGGCGCACTACGCCTGGATGGAGCAACGCCTGGGCAAGGACCGCCTGGCGCAGCTCTATGTCTTGCTCGACGAGGTGATCGCGCTGGAAGCGCCCGCTGGTGCCGACGACGAAGACGTCGACGAAGACATCGAGGAAGACCCTGCATGA
- a CDS encoding fumarylacetoacetate hydrolase family protein: protein MNTTPWVPVGTVYGTLLNFQRELALWAPRMNEAPYKAAPQAPVLYVKTANTFTPNGQAIALPAGPAVQVAASLGLVMGEDGVVGAALFNDVAIAHESYYRPPVKMRCVDGFLGVGPACVPLVRVGGMVGLAGLQMELHINGVHRQTTSLVEMVRDAATLLATVNGFMALRPGDVLMLGTDCLPDGTRPLVHAGDTVEISAAGFVPARHAFVKEEVA, encoded by the coding sequence ATGAACACAACGCCCTGGGTGCCCGTGGGCACCGTCTACGGCACGCTGCTCAATTTCCAGCGCGAGCTCGCGCTGTGGGCGCCGCGCATGAACGAGGCGCCCTACAAGGCCGCGCCCCAGGCGCCGGTGCTCTACGTGAAGACCGCCAACACCTTCACCCCGAACGGCCAGGCCATTGCCTTGCCTGCCGGGCCGGCGGTGCAGGTGGCGGCCTCGCTGGGGCTGGTAATGGGCGAGGACGGTGTGGTCGGCGCGGCCCTGTTCAACGACGTGGCCATCGCCCACGAGAGCTACTACCGGCCGCCGGTGAAGATGCGCTGCGTCGACGGCTTCCTGGGCGTGGGCCCCGCCTGCGTGCCACTGGTGCGGGTCGGCGGCATGGTCGGCCTGGCGGGCTTGCAGATGGAATTGCACATCAACGGCGTGCACCGGCAGACCACGTCGCTGGTCGAGATGGTGCGCGATGCGGCGACCCTGTTGGCCACGGTCAATGGGTTCATGGCGCTGCGCCCCGGTGACGTGCTCATGCTCGGCACCGATTGCCTGCCCGATGGCACCCGCCCTCTGGTGCATGCGGGCGACACAGTGGAGATTTCCGCCGCGGGGTTCGTGCCCGCGCGCCATGCTTTCGTGAAGGAGGAGGTCGCATGA
- a CDS encoding fumarylacetoacetate hydrolase family protein produces MKRARIAWSGAVHDAIEREGQLELLTPAFAGRRLAFEEVVWLPPLPPLSPQRPRTVLALGLNYADHAKELAFKAPEEPLVFVKGEASFIGHRGLTLRPPSVAFMHYECELAVVIGRTARRVHKDDALNFVGGYTVANDYVVRDYLENWYRPNLRAKNRDTCTPIGPWRVDAADVPDPMNLALQTTVNGKLTQQGSTRDMIFDVPTLIEYFSAFMTLQPGDVILTGTPDGVVDCQPGDVVVTSIEGIGDLVNTITQHP; encoded by the coding sequence ATGAAGCGCGCCCGCATCGCCTGGTCGGGCGCGGTCCACGACGCCATCGAGCGCGAGGGCCAACTCGAGCTGCTGACACCAGCGTTCGCCGGCCGCCGCCTGGCGTTCGAGGAGGTGGTGTGGCTGCCGCCGCTGCCACCGTTGTCGCCACAGCGCCCGCGCACCGTGTTGGCGCTGGGCCTGAACTACGCCGACCACGCCAAGGAACTCGCGTTCAAGGCGCCGGAGGAACCTCTGGTTTTCGTGAAAGGCGAGGCTTCGTTCATCGGCCACCGGGGCCTCACGCTGCGCCCGCCCAGCGTGGCGTTCATGCACTACGAATGCGAACTTGCGGTGGTCATCGGCCGCACGGCGCGCCGCGTGCACAAGGACGATGCGCTGAACTTCGTGGGCGGCTACACCGTGGCCAACGACTACGTCGTGCGCGACTACCTGGAAAACTGGTACCGCCCCAACCTGCGCGCGAAGAACCGCGATACCTGCACGCCCATCGGGCCGTGGCGGGTGGACGCCGCCGACGTGCCCGATCCCATGAACCTCGCACTGCAGACCACGGTCAACGGCAAGCTCACTCAGCAAGGCAGCACGCGCGACATGATCTTCGACGTGCCCACGCTCATCGAATACTTCAGCGCCTTCATGACCTTGCAGCCGGGCGACGTGATCCTCACCGGCACGCCCGACGGCGTGGTCGATTGCCAGCCGGGCGACGTGGTCGTCACGTCCATCGAAGGCATTGGCGATCTCGTCAACACCATCACCCAACACCCCTGA
- the hpaE gene encoding 5-carboxymethyl-2-hydroxymuconate semialdehyde dehydrogenase, which produces MTTTIQHLINGQSVAGGPTFETVNPATQEVLAEVVAGGQDEINAAVQAAKDAFPQWAGRPATERAAIMRKLGELITQHVPELSRTETDDTGQVIAQTGKQLVPRAADNFHYFAEMCTRVDGHTYPTPTHLNYTLFHPVGVCALISPWNVPFMTATWKTAPCLAFGNTAVLKMSELSPMSAARLGELALAAGVPPGVLNIVHGYGKEAGEPLCAHPDVRAISFTGSTATGNRIAKSAGLKKFSMELGGKSPFVIFDDADLDRALDAAVFMIFSNNGERCTAGSRILVQQNIYADFVQKFTERAKKIVVGDPQDEKTIVGPMISPAHLAKVRSYIELGPKEGATMLCGGLDRPGYAPELPGRMQKGNFVWPTVFADVDNRMKIAQDEIFGPVACLIPFKDEAHAIELANDIQYGLSSYVWTENLGRAHRVAAAVEAGMCFVNSQNVRDLRQPFGGTKASGTGREGGTWSYEVFLEPKNVAVSLGSHHIPHWGV; this is translated from the coding sequence ATGACCACCACGATCCAGCACCTCATCAACGGCCAGTCCGTCGCCGGTGGCCCCACCTTCGAGACCGTCAACCCTGCGACGCAGGAGGTGCTGGCCGAAGTGGTGGCCGGTGGCCAGGATGAAATCAATGCCGCCGTGCAGGCCGCGAAGGACGCGTTCCCCCAGTGGGCTGGCCGCCCCGCCACGGAGCGAGCGGCGATCATGCGCAAGCTCGGCGAGCTGATCACCCAACATGTGCCGGAGCTCTCGCGCACCGAGACGGATGACACCGGCCAGGTCATTGCCCAGACGGGCAAGCAGCTCGTGCCGCGCGCGGCCGACAACTTCCACTACTTCGCCGAGATGTGCACGCGGGTGGACGGCCACACCTATCCCACGCCCACGCACCTGAACTACACCTTGTTCCACCCCGTGGGTGTGTGCGCGCTCATCAGCCCGTGGAACGTGCCTTTCATGACGGCCACCTGGAAGACCGCGCCCTGCCTGGCGTTCGGCAACACGGCGGTATTGAAGATGAGCGAGCTCTCGCCCATGAGCGCCGCGCGCCTGGGCGAGCTGGCGCTGGCGGCCGGCGTTCCGCCGGGCGTGCTCAACATCGTGCACGGCTACGGCAAGGAGGCGGGCGAGCCTCTGTGCGCGCACCCGGACGTGCGTGCGATCTCGTTCACCGGTTCCACCGCCACGGGAAACCGCATTGCCAAGAGCGCGGGGCTCAAGAAGTTCAGCATGGAGCTGGGTGGAAAAAGTCCATTCGTGATCTTCGACGATGCCGACCTGGACCGTGCGCTCGACGCGGCCGTGTTCATGATTTTCAGCAACAACGGCGAGCGCTGCACGGCGGGCAGCCGCATCCTGGTGCAGCAGAACATCTACGCGGACTTCGTGCAGAAGTTCACCGAGCGCGCGAAGAAGATCGTCGTGGGCGATCCTCAAGACGAGAAGACCATCGTCGGCCCGATGATCAGCCCGGCACACCTGGCCAAGGTGCGCAGCTACATCGAGCTGGGTCCGAAGGAGGGGGCCACGATGTTGTGCGGCGGGCTGGACCGTCCGGGTTACGCGCCAGAGCTCCCAGGCCGCATGCAGAAGGGGAATTTCGTCTGGCCGACCGTCTTTGCCGACGTGGACAACCGAATGAAAATTGCCCAGGACGAGATCTTCGGGCCCGTCGCCTGCCTGATTCCTTTCAAGGATGAAGCCCACGCGATCGAGCTGGCCAACGACATCCAGTACGGCCTCTCCAGCTATGTGTGGACCGAGAACCTGGGCCGCGCACACCGGGTGGCGGCGGCGGTGGAGGCGGGCATGTGTTTCGTGAATTCGCAGAACGTGCGGGACCTGCGGCAGCCCTTTGGCGGCACCAAGGCCAGCGGTACTGGACGCGAGGGTGGCACCTGGAGCTATGAGGTGTTTCTGGAGCCCAAGAACGTAGCGGTGTCTCTGGGTTCGCACCACATTCCGCATTGGGGTGTTTGA
- the hpaD gene encoding 3,4-dihydroxyphenylacetate 2,3-dioxygenase, translated as MGKLALVAKITHVPSMYLSELDGPRKGTRQDAIDGHHEISRRCRELGVDTIVVFDTHWLVNASYHLNCAPHFKGTYTSNELPHFISNMPFEIPGNPVLGKLLAEVCNQHGVETLAHDATTLGPEYGTLVPMRYMNADRHFKAISVSALCQAHYLNDSARLGWAMRKAVEDHYDGTVAFFASGSLSHRFAQNGLAPDYAFKIWSPFLETLDRRVVQMWEQGEWKAFCEMLPEYAAKGHGEGFMHDTAMMLGALGWSDYDGKAEVITPYFGASGTGQINAIFPVTPQSGEAIPAAQASAAKGYQAVSRL; from the coding sequence ATGGGCAAACTAGCACTGGTCGCCAAGATCACCCACGTTCCTTCGATGTACCTCAGCGAACTCGACGGACCCCGCAAAGGCACGAGGCAGGATGCCATCGACGGCCACCACGAGATCAGCCGCCGCTGCCGCGAACTCGGCGTCGACACCATCGTCGTGTTCGATACCCACTGGCTCGTCAACGCCAGCTACCACCTCAACTGCGCGCCCCACTTCAAAGGCACCTACACCAGCAACGAGTTGCCGCACTTCATCAGCAACATGCCGTTCGAGATTCCGGGCAACCCGGTGCTTGGCAAGCTGCTGGCCGAGGTGTGCAACCAGCACGGCGTGGAAACCCTGGCGCACGACGCCACCACCCTCGGTCCCGAGTACGGCACCCTCGTGCCCATGCGCTACATGAACGCCGACCGGCACTTCAAGGCCATTTCGGTCTCGGCCTTGTGCCAGGCGCACTACCTCAACGACAGCGCGCGCCTGGGCTGGGCCATGCGCAAAGCCGTCGAAGACCACTACGACGGCACCGTCGCCTTCTTCGCCAGCGGCTCGCTCAGCCACCGCTTCGCGCAGAACGGCCTCGCGCCCGACTACGCCTTCAAGATCTGGTCGCCCTTCCTCGAAACCCTGGACCGCCGCGTGGTGCAGATGTGGGAGCAGGGCGAGTGGAAAGCCTTCTGCGAGATGCTGCCCGAGTACGCCGCCAAGGGCCACGGCGAAGGCTTCATGCACGACACCGCCATGATGCTCGGCGCGCTCGGCTGGAGCGATTACGACGGCAAGGCCGAAGTGATCACACCGTACTTCGGCGCGTCCGGCACGGGCCAGATCAACGCCATCTTTCCGGTGACGCCCCAGAGCGGCGAGGCCATTCCCGCGGCGCAGGCCTCGGCGGCCAAGGGCTATCAGGCCGTCTCGCGTCTTTGA